A single Candidatus Alcyoniella australis DNA region contains:
- a CDS encoding radical SAM protein, which produces MSVALIVPGSPLLSQMSHAAWKTAMLMPPLGLVQLAGYLRANGVETTIIDAVRRPMDPQRCAQALIELSPRLIGFSVLTWNYCFTVQTVKALRRGGWGGAIVFGNIHAAVFRERILSEGWADYVVVGEGERPLLELARRIEAGQSGVGIPGVISAVQINELCNGPSLLVENLDELPLPDWSLIDIGWYLDRRLPIAREALLPICASRGCRFNCSFCSQEKYVPRFRHRSVAGLIGEIERDLCEFDTHGLAFLDAAFPWSEEFGIEFCDTLVKTGLDRRIGWWCETRADVVTPRLLKSMVRAGCRHILYGFESGEPRMLLAMNKGLTVERSLKAAAWTREAGLPFHAFLIIGYPGETIGSALRTIRLALRLRPTTAKFHLAMPMPGSRFYQDVKHLLKIDLSDPQSAAGFTSWNNWSLHLGRPVFVPAGMSARTLQALYWLAHLLFYGRPWKIVSLLRSGQMRASSLWYAGLVLVEGMLHRGSHKEMDCQEGRSPEEETRRAEQ; this is translated from the coding sequence TTGAGCGTCGCCCTGATAGTTCCGGGTTCGCCGTTGCTCAGCCAGATGAGCCACGCGGCTTGGAAAACCGCGATGCTGATGCCGCCGCTAGGGCTGGTGCAGCTCGCGGGATATTTGCGGGCCAATGGGGTGGAGACGACGATCATTGACGCGGTGCGCCGTCCGATGGACCCGCAGCGTTGCGCGCAAGCCCTGATCGAGCTCTCCCCACGATTGATCGGGTTCTCGGTGCTGACCTGGAACTACTGCTTCACCGTCCAGACCGTGAAGGCGTTGCGCCGAGGCGGCTGGGGCGGGGCGATCGTCTTTGGCAACATCCACGCGGCGGTCTTCCGCGAAAGGATCCTGTCCGAGGGCTGGGCCGACTATGTCGTGGTCGGCGAGGGGGAGCGCCCGTTGTTGGAGCTGGCGCGACGGATCGAGGCCGGCCAAAGCGGCGTCGGAATCCCCGGGGTCATCAGCGCGGTGCAGATCAACGAGCTGTGCAACGGGCCGTCGCTGTTAGTTGAGAACCTAGACGAGCTGCCGTTGCCCGACTGGAGTCTGATCGATATCGGCTGGTACCTCGACCGACGGCTGCCGATTGCGCGTGAAGCGCTGCTGCCGATCTGCGCCTCCCGCGGATGCAGGTTCAATTGCAGCTTCTGCTCGCAGGAAAAGTACGTGCCGCGCTTCCGCCATCGCTCGGTCGCTGGGCTGATCGGCGAGATTGAGCGCGATCTGTGCGAGTTCGACACTCACGGCCTGGCCTTTCTCGACGCGGCCTTCCCCTGGTCCGAGGAGTTCGGCATCGAGTTCTGCGACACGCTGGTCAAGACGGGACTCGATCGGCGGATCGGATGGTGGTGCGAGACGCGGGCCGATGTGGTCACTCCCCGGTTGCTTAAAAGCATGGTTAGGGCAGGCTGCAGGCACATCCTATACGGTTTCGAGTCCGGCGAGCCCCGCATGCTGCTGGCAATGAACAAGGGCCTGACGGTCGAGCGCTCGTTGAAGGCGGCCGCGTGGACCAGGGAAGCCGGCCTGCCGTTCCACGCCTTTCTGATCATCGGCTATCCGGGCGAGACGATCGGCAGCGCCCTGCGTACAATCCGCCTGGCGCTGCGGCTGCGACCGACAACCGCCAAGTTCCACTTGGCCATGCCGATGCCCGGGTCGCGGTTCTATCAGGACGTCAAGCATCTGCTTAAAATCGACCTCTCGGACCCGCAGAGCGCGGCCGGGTTCACCAGTTGGAACAACTGGTCTCTCCATTTGGGCCGACCGGTCTTCGTCCCCGCGGGGATGAGCGCGCGCACCCTGCAAGCCCTGTACTGGTTGGCGCACCTGCTGTTCTATGGCCGCCCCTGGAAAATCGTTTCCCTGTTGCGGAGCGGTCAGATGCGAGCCTCCAGCCTGTGGTACGCCGGTTTGGTGCTGGTCGAAGGAATGCTGCACAGGGGATCGCACAAAGAGATGGACTGCCAAGAGGGGCGGTCGCCGGAAGAAGAAACCCGGCGCGCAGAGCAATAA
- a CDS encoding radical SAM protein, giving the protein MAKALLINPANNLLSNYLYRSLIVPPIPPANLAYLAAKAAEHGDHTVDIHDQFLERTPTAQLARLAVEGRYELVGISCLTTSDSAVCDLGQALRREGFQGKIVLGNTHASVYADSLLRTGWFDIVAHGEGELTFKQLLDNQSRAEPLERIAGISFLSNGELQATQPRELIHNLDSLPHPAWDRLPIGRYNYHPSLFLYEPTLPIQASRGCPYNCFMCAQDALLKPFRRRSPASVVAEIEENIGRYGVRSFGFLDSYFPPDRAWGEEFVRRVRRDLASLSFRFCIEARSDGIDEPLFRELAKIGLHNVAVGFEAGTDESLTRIGKGTTVEQGRRAMDVLRRIKVSTTGFFMIGFPWEDEAMIRRTISYGLDLRPDLLKFNIAVPLPGSRFHDWLIQKSRDDIECDEMTAWTGLLRGSKRKARYDYTSLTDRTLLRLQRKGMIRHYSRPSVLLRLIRFGTLRPRNLLPMALIWLRLLNPLTRGGRQA; this is encoded by the coding sequence ATGGCGAAAGCACTGCTGATCAATCCGGCGAATAATCTGCTGTCCAATTATCTTTATCGCAGCCTGATTGTCCCCCCCATCCCGCCGGCCAACCTGGCCTATTTGGCTGCGAAGGCCGCTGAGCACGGCGACCACACCGTAGATATTCACGACCAATTCTTGGAGCGCACGCCCACCGCGCAGCTCGCACGCCTGGCCGTCGAGGGACGATACGAGCTGGTTGGCATCTCCTGCCTGACGACCTCCGACAGCGCGGTATGCGACCTGGGGCAGGCCCTGCGGCGCGAGGGATTTCAGGGAAAGATCGTGTTGGGCAATACACACGCCTCGGTCTACGCCGACTCGCTGTTGCGAACCGGATGGTTCGATATCGTGGCCCACGGCGAGGGGGAGTTGACTTTTAAGCAGCTGCTCGACAACCAGAGTCGTGCCGAGCCGTTGGAACGGATCGCCGGCATCTCCTTTCTAAGCAATGGGGAGTTGCAGGCAACTCAGCCGCGCGAGCTGATCCATAACCTAGATTCGCTGCCACACCCTGCGTGGGACCGGCTGCCGATCGGGCGTTATAACTACCATCCCTCGCTGTTCCTCTACGAGCCGACGTTGCCGATCCAGGCCTCACGCGGTTGCCCCTACAACTGTTTCATGTGCGCACAGGACGCACTGCTCAAGCCGTTCCGCCGCCGGTCTCCCGCCTCGGTGGTGGCTGAAATCGAAGAAAATATTGGGCGCTACGGCGTTCGCAGCTTCGGCTTTCTCGACAGCTACTTCCCTCCGGACAGGGCCTGGGGCGAAGAGTTCGTCCGCCGTGTGCGCCGTGATTTAGCCAGCCTCAGTTTCCGGTTCTGCATCGAGGCCCGTAGCGATGGGATCGACGAACCGCTGTTTCGGGAGTTGGCCAAGATCGGGCTGCACAATGTGGCCGTGGGCTTCGAGGCGGGCACCGACGAGTCGCTGACCCGCATCGGCAAGGGGACGACCGTTGAACAGGGGCGCCGGGCGATGGACGTTCTGCGCCGGATCAAGGTATCCACCACCGGATTTTTCATGATCGGCTTCCCCTGGGAGGACGAGGCGATGATTCGCCGAACGATCAGCTACGGGCTCGATCTGCGGCCGGACTTACTCAAGTTCAACATCGCCGTGCCGCTGCCCGGAAGCCGTTTTCACGACTGGCTGATCCAGAAGTCACGGGACGACATCGAATGCGATGAGATGACCGCCTGGACCGGCCTGCTGCGAGGCTCCAAGCGCAAGGCCCGCTACGACTACACATCCTTGACGGACCGAACCCTATTGCGTTTGCAGCGCAAGGGAATGATCCGGCACTACTCCCGGCCCTCGGTGCTGCTGCGCCTGATCAGGTTCGGGACATTGCGCCCAAGAAACCTGCTGCCGATGGCCCTGATCTGGCTGAGGCTCCTCAACCCCTTGACCCGAGGCGGGAGACAGGCTTGA